A stretch of Astyanax mexicanus isolate ESR-SI-001 chromosome 21, AstMex3_surface, whole genome shotgun sequence DNA encodes these proteins:
- the ubl5 gene encoding ubiquitin-like protein 5 — translation MIEVVCNDRLGKKVRVKCNSEDTIGDLKKLIAAQTGTRWDKIVLKKWYTIFKDHVTLGDYEIHDGMNLELYYQ, via the exons ATGATTGAGGTGGTGTGTAACGACCGGCTGGGTAAAAAGGTCCGGGTCAAGTGCAA CTCTGAGGACACGATTGGAGATCTGAAGAAGCTGATCGCTGCTCAGACCGGCACACGATGGGACAAAATCGTTCTGAAGAAATG gtataCAATATTCAAGGATCATGTGACACTGGGAGACT ATGAGATCCATGATGGGATGAACCTGGAGCTTTATTACCAGTAG